In the bacterium genome, one interval contains:
- a CDS encoding TonB-dependent receptor translates to MRLERVLWLLAVACALAAPLLAGTTGKIVGRVADAGSREGLPGANIIVEGTSLGAVSDLEGQYLILRVPPGIYTLRAKMLGYTEMTYDRVQVSIDKTTTVDFSLSQTVLQTGQTITVTATKPLVERDLTSTVATVNSEIIGRLPVDNMQDVINLQAGVVDGHFRGGRSGEVGYLIDGISINDVYSGSSAVQVENTAVQELQVISGTFNAEYGQAMSGIVNVVTKEGGESYHGSLTSYVGDYVSTHTDIFWNVDAFNPISNLEGTLSGPVPALHNRLTFFASGRYYDNEGALYGRRIFLPSDSANFPSSDVRDWYIESHGKGRRFTSQQDFAHYADSLKQSTDYVAMRPSRRYTGQIKLAYKLSNANKLEYEGLVQRQKYREYEHQFRLNPDGDFWRHQLGWNNNLTWTSVLNQRNFFTVKMARFYTDYKQYVYADPYDARYVNPKLLDAASGNAFLTGGQQMWHFLRNTTTSVGKVDFTSQATNEHQLKMGLEYRQHRMWLRSFEIRLNRDTHWKPYVPAVTKNVQNNDEYLLHPLEVSAYVQDKIELAYMVVNAGVRYDYFKSAGVVPVDFLQPAASPLRTPKTSQQLSPRFGLSYPITDRGAIHISYGHFFQIPNFEFLFSNPDFELYATSDYGSTSPPERVPNTIGNAELKPQKTTIYEIGLQQQLGADLSLEVTAYFKDIRNLLGTEILHTTTGIRYARYINRDYGGVKGLTFAFEKRLTGGFGATVDYTYQIARGDASDPASAFLDAQAGREPQKQLVPLNWDRTHSLNLSLTAGDARVWSASLIGRLGSGLPYTPTQQNVRTAVENSERKPAFSNFDFYAYRNFKVGKQNLNIFVRIYNLLDQKNELDVYSDTGRANYTLSAQTSGTIFGVNSLSEYLARPNFYSDPRQILAGIGLEF, encoded by the coding sequence ATGCGACTTGAACGTGTTTTATGGCTGCTAGCCGTGGCCTGTGCGCTGGCGGCGCCGCTGCTGGCCGGGACGACCGGAAAAATTGTCGGCCGCGTTGCGGATGCCGGATCCCGTGAGGGTTTGCCCGGCGCCAATATCATCGTGGAGGGGACCAGCCTCGGCGCCGTCTCCGATCTCGAGGGGCAGTACCTGATCCTGCGGGTGCCGCCGGGGATCTATACCCTGCGCGCCAAAATGCTCGGCTATACCGAGATGACCTACGACCGGGTGCAGGTCTCGATCGACAAGACCACTACGGTCGATTTCAGCCTCTCCCAAACCGTTCTGCAAACCGGCCAGACCATCACGGTCACGGCCACCAAACCGCTGGTCGAACGCGATCTGACCTCCACGGTCGCTACGGTCAATTCCGAGATCATCGGCCGCCTGCCGGTCGATAACATGCAGGATGTTATCAATCTGCAGGCCGGTGTGGTCGACGGGCACTTTCGCGGCGGCCGCAGTGGCGAGGTGGGTTACCTCATCGACGGCATCTCGATCAATGATGTCTATTCCGGCAGCTCCGCGGTGCAGGTGGAGAATACCGCCGTGCAGGAACTGCAGGTGATCAGCGGCACCTTCAATGCCGAATACGGCCAGGCCATGTCCGGCATCGTCAACGTGGTCACCAAGGAAGGCGGCGAATCGTATCACGGTTCACTCACCAGCTATGTCGGGGATTATGTCAGCACCCATACCGACATCTTCTGGAATGTCGACGCCTTCAATCCGATCTCCAACCTCGAAGGCACTCTGAGCGGACCGGTCCCCGCCCTGCACAACCGGCTGACCTTTTTCGCCTCCGGCCGCTATTATGATAACGAGGGGGCGCTCTACGGACGCCGGATCTTCCTCCCCTCCGACTCGGCCAACTTTCCCAGTAGCGATGTGCGCGACTGGTATATCGAGTCACATGGCAAGGGCCGGCGTTTCACTTCACAGCAAGATTTTGCGCACTACGCCGACAGCCTCAAACAGAGCACCGATTATGTGGCCATGCGGCCGAGCCGGCGATATACCGGCCAGATCAAGCTGGCGTACAAGCTCTCCAACGCCAACAAGCTCGAATATGAGGGGCTGGTGCAGCGGCAGAAATACCGCGAGTACGAACACCAGTTCCGCCTCAATCCTGATGGCGATTTCTGGCGCCATCAGCTCGGCTGGAACAACAACCTGACTTGGACCTCGGTGCTGAATCAGCGCAATTTCTTCACCGTCAAGATGGCGCGGTTTTACACCGACTACAAGCAGTATGTCTATGCGGATCCGTACGATGCGCGTTATGTCAATCCCAAACTGCTCGACGCGGCCAGCGGCAATGCCTTCCTCACCGGCGGCCAGCAGATGTGGCACTTCCTGCGCAACACCACCACCAGCGTCGGCAAGGTAGATTTCACCTCACAGGCGACCAACGAGCACCAGCTCAAGATGGGACTGGAATACCGTCAGCATCGGATGTGGCTGCGCTCCTTCGAGATCCGCCTCAACCGCGATACCCATTGGAAGCCTTATGTCCCAGCGGTGACGAAGAATGTCCAGAACAACGACGAATACCTCCTCCATCCACTCGAGGTATCGGCCTATGTGCAGGACAAGATCGAGTTGGCCTACATGGTTGTCAATGCGGGGGTGCGCTACGATTATTTCAAGTCGGCCGGGGTTGTGCCCGTCGATTTTCTCCAGCCCGCGGCCTCCCCGCTGCGCACGCCCAAAACCAGCCAGCAACTCAGTCCGCGTTTCGGCCTCTCGTATCCCATCACCGACCGCGGAGCGATTCACATCTCCTATGGCCATTTCTTCCAGATCCCCAATTTTGAATTCCTCTTCTCGAATCCCGATTTCGAGCTTTACGCCACCTCCGATTACGGGAGCACCTCACCGCCCGAGCGGGTGCCCAACACCATCGGCAATGCCGAGCTCAAACCGCAAAAGACCACGATCTACGAGATCGGTTTGCAGCAGCAGCTGGGGGCGGATCTCTCTCTGGAGGTAACCGCCTATTTCAAGGATATCCGCAACCTCCTCGGTACGGAGATCCTCCACACCACGACCGGCATCCGGTATGCCCGGTACATCAACCGGGATTACGGCGGGGTCAAGGGATTGACCTTCGCCTTCGAAAAACGGCTGACAGGAGGATTCGGCGCGACAGTCGATTACACCTATCAGATCGCGCGCGGGGACGCCTCCGACCCAGCCTCGGCCTTCCTCGATGCGCAAGCCGGACGCGAGCCGCAGAAGCAGCTGGTGCCGCTCAACTGGGACCGCACCCACAGTCTTAATCTCTCGCTCACGGCCGGCGATGCCCGGGTCTGGTCGGCGAGCCTGATCGGCCGTCTCGGCAGCGGGCTGCCCTACACGCCGACCCAGCAGAATGTGCGTACCGCGGTCGAGAACAGCGAGCGCAAGCCCGCCTTTTCTAACTTTGATTTCTACGCCTACCGTAATTTCAAGGTAGGGAAGCAGAATCTCAACATCTTTGTGCGCATCTACAATCTCCTGGATCAGAAAAACGAATTGGATGTGTACAGCGATACAGGCCGCGCCAATTACACCCTGTCGGCGCAGACTTCGGGGACGATCTTTGGCGTCAACAGCCTCTCCGAATATCTCGCCCGCCCCAATTTTTATTCCGATCCGCGGCAGATCCTGGCGGGTATCGGGCTTGAGTTCTGA
- a CDS encoding carbohydrate binding domain-containing protein, which yields MTLCKQVLWGALILCLGMALQPALAQINTISNGDFENAELPANWYKVDANDAEVAWATDQYRSPQRSLKISESGGADAPAWQSANMAKLEWNPTTGIPANIEMVIGGWVKTENVNTAPTSAASEITLSFTFYDKSKNMIFGQPVTIPIPQNQASIGWTEIKNSAPVILPADADSMIITFAFGANATGTVWLDDLFMKVAPGASGWLGDLYNANFGVPAGWFFWKDRMSEGEQDYGTVTLTDKYAHRGRYSLLVADDATNPAEVVAISDRNAVEPGRSYGLSAWVKLENTTVNPKRDIEQAIFFTITYHSGEAGWAEVGGEDFVVVDQSRDNSDWRLYSFTFKVPANASRISVRARMQHQATGNTYWDDIRIYPLGIAKANLNFDESQQPANWSGYAHGDATVEWATDVWRSAERSLKISKTAGSADPLWISGNMAKLQWNPTTGIPPNIEMVIGGFVKTQNVNVNPANAAQEIQLAFSFYDKDKNLIFGQPVVLKAPQAQASTDWTEIKNEAPIVLPVDADSLVISFGFGAQATGTAWLDDIFMKVAPGASGWIGDLYNANFGVPEGWFFWKGGMSEGIGDEKGIVTITSKYAHSGLYSLRVSDNATNGDEVVAISNRNPVQPDTEYLISAWVKLEGATVNTTKDVEKSIFFTVTYHSDEAGWAERHGSDFFVVNQSAADRDWALYTFRIKTEPLDRRISIRARLQHQATGDVYWDDFQVMPIAQVANGMGFEADLPAYWTKVNESGATLAWTSDVARSPQRSLMIQKGSGNETPAWQTSANMAKLQWNPTTGIPANIEMVIGGWVKTENVNVNPVTADGEIHLVYTFFDKNKAVIFGQPVVLKVPQTQTTSDWTEIKNDAPIVLPTDADSMSIQFAFGPAATGTVWLDDIFMKVAPGASGWLGDLYNANFGVPAGWFFWKDRMSEGEQDYGTVSITRDAAHTGDYSLLLSDEASNPAEVVAISDRNPILPNRLYTVQAWVKTEGVTINTTQDVEKSVFFTLTYHTNEAGWAEVGGTDFFVVDQSVADKDWTLYTFTVAPPANATRMSIRARMQHQATGKVYWDDFAVVEGNVTRVPGQETAALPAVYRLAQNYPNPFNPETRISFSLPKEDRVKLAVYDLLGNLVRTLISAKMAAGEHQILWDGRDENNQMAASGIYVYVLETKDARMMRKMTLLK from the coding sequence ATGACACTTTGCAAACAAGTCCTGTGGGGCGCCTTGATCCTTTGTCTGGGAATGGCCCTGCAGCCTGCCCTTGCCCAGATCAATACGATCAGCAATGGCGATTTCGAAAACGCCGAACTCCCCGCCAACTGGTACAAGGTCGATGCCAACGATGCCGAAGTCGCCTGGGCGACGGATCAGTACCGTTCCCCGCAGCGCTCGCTCAAGATTTCCGAGAGCGGCGGCGCCGATGCTCCGGCCTGGCAATCCGCCAACATGGCCAAGCTGGAATGGAATCCGACCACCGGCATTCCCGCCAACATCGAGATGGTGATCGGCGGCTGGGTCAAAACCGAAAATGTCAACACCGCCCCCACTTCGGCGGCTTCCGAGATCACCCTCAGTTTCACCTTTTACGACAAGTCCAAAAACATGATCTTCGGCCAGCCCGTCACGATTCCGATTCCCCAGAATCAGGCCAGCATCGGCTGGACGGAGATCAAGAACAGCGCCCCGGTCATTCTGCCGGCGGATGCCGACTCGATGATCATCACCTTTGCTTTCGGTGCCAATGCCACCGGCACCGTCTGGTTGGATGACCTCTTTATGAAGGTGGCGCCTGGAGCCAGCGGCTGGCTCGGCGATCTCTATAATGCCAATTTCGGCGTTCCGGCGGGCTGGTTCTTCTGGAAGGACCGGATGAGCGAAGGTGAACAGGATTATGGCACCGTCACCCTCACCGACAAGTACGCCCATCGCGGGCGCTATTCGCTGCTGGTCGCCGATGACGCCACCAACCCCGCCGAGGTAGTCGCGATCTCCGACCGCAATGCGGTTGAACCCGGCCGCTCCTACGGCCTCTCCGCGTGGGTCAAGCTGGAGAATACCACCGTCAATCCCAAACGGGATATCGAGCAGGCGATCTTTTTCACCATCACCTACCATTCCGGCGAGGCGGGTTGGGCCGAAGTGGGTGGCGAGGATTTTGTCGTCGTAGATCAGTCCAGGGACAATTCGGATTGGCGGCTCTACTCCTTCACCTTCAAGGTGCCTGCCAATGCCTCGCGGATCTCGGTCCGCGCCCGCATGCAGCATCAGGCTACGGGCAACACTTACTGGGATGATATCCGCATCTATCCGCTCGGCATTGCCAAGGCGAACCTTAACTTTGACGAATCCCAGCAACCCGCCAACTGGTCCGGCTATGCACACGGCGATGCGACGGTGGAATGGGCCACGGATGTCTGGCGTTCAGCCGAACGTTCCCTGAAGATCAGCAAGACGGCCGGCAGCGCCGATCCCCTGTGGATCTCCGGCAACATGGCCAAGCTGCAGTGGAATCCGACCACGGGCATACCGCCCAACATCGAGATGGTGATCGGCGGCTTTGTCAAAACCCAGAACGTCAATGTCAATCCGGCGAATGCGGCCCAGGAGATTCAGCTGGCGTTCTCCTTCTACGACAAGGACAAGAATCTGATCTTCGGCCAGCCGGTGGTGCTCAAGGCGCCGCAAGCGCAGGCGAGCACCGACTGGACCGAAATCAAGAATGAGGCCCCGATTGTGCTGCCCGTCGACGCCGATTCGCTGGTTATCAGCTTCGGCTTTGGCGCACAGGCCACCGGCACTGCCTGGCTGGACGATATCTTTATGAAAGTGGCACCCGGCGCCAGCGGCTGGATCGGGGATCTCTACAACGCCAATTTCGGCGTCCCCGAGGGCTGGTTCTTCTGGAAGGGCGGCATGTCCGAGGGCATCGGGGATGAAAAGGGCATCGTCACCATTACCAGCAAATACGCCCACAGCGGCCTCTATTCGCTGCGCGTCTCCGACAATGCGACGAATGGGGATGAGGTGGTGGCCATCTCCAACCGCAATCCGGTGCAGCCCGATACCGAGTATCTGATCTCCGCCTGGGTCAAGCTTGAAGGGGCCACGGTCAACACCACCAAGGACGTCGAAAAATCGATCTTCTTCACCGTCACCTACCACTCGGACGAGGCCGGCTGGGCCGAGCGTCACGGCTCGGACTTTTTTGTCGTCAATCAGAGTGCGGCCGACCGCGACTGGGCGCTTTACACCTTCCGCATCAAAACCGAGCCACTTGACCGGCGCATCTCGATCCGTGCCCGGCTGCAGCACCAGGCGACCGGGGATGTCTACTGGGATGATTTCCAGGTGATGCCGATCGCCCAGGTGGCCAATGGCATGGGTTTTGAGGCCGACCTGCCCGCCTACTGGACCAAGGTCAATGAAAGCGGTGCGACCCTGGCCTGGACCAGCGACGTGGCGCGTTCGCCGCAGCGCAGCTTGATGATCCAGAAGGGCTCGGGCAATGAAACCCCCGCCTGGCAGACCAGCGCAAACATGGCCAAACTGCAGTGGAATCCGACGACGGGCATACCGGCCAACATCGAGATGGTGATCGGCGGCTGGGTCAAGACGGAGAATGTCAATGTCAATCCGGTAACCGCCGACGGCGAGATCCACCTCGTTTACACCTTCTTCGACAAGAACAAGGCCGTCATTTTCGGCCAGCCGGTCGTCCTCAAGGTCCCCCAGACCCAGACGACCAGCGACTGGACCGAAATCAAGAACGACGCCCCCATCGTTCTTCCGACCGATGCCGACTCCATGAGCATCCAGTTCGCTTTTGGCCCTGCCGCCACCGGCACGGTCTGGCTGGATGATATCTTTATGAAGGTGGCCCCAGGGGCCAGCGGCTGGCTTGGCGATCTCTACAATGCCAACTTTGGCGTGCCTGCAGGCTGGTTCTTCTGGAAGGACCGGATGAGTGAGGGCGAGCAGGATTACGGCACGGTCAGCATCACCCGTGATGCCGCTCATACCGGTGATTACTCCCTGCTCCTCTCGGATGAGGCTTCCAATCCGGCCGAGGTGGTCGCCATCAGCGACCGCAACCCGATCCTGCCCAACCGGCTCTACACGGTGCAGGCCTGGGTGAAAACCGAGGGCGTGACCATCAACACGACCCAGGATGTCGAAAAATCGGTCTTTTTCACCCTGACCTATCATACCAATGAGGCGGGATGGGCGGAGGTTGGTGGCACCGATTTCTTTGTCGTCGACCAGAGCGTGGCGGACAAGGACTGGACCCTCTACACCTTCACCGTCGCACCGCCAGCGAACGCGACGCGCATGTCAATCCGGGCGCGCATGCAGCATCAGGCTACCGGCAAGGTCTACTGGGATGATTTCGCGGTGGTCGAGGGCAATGTGACCCGGGTTCCCGGCCAGGAAACAGCCGCGCTGCCGGCGGTTTACCGCCTCGCCCAGAACTATCCCAATCCCTTCAATCCCGAGACGCGGATCAGCTTCTCCCTGCCGAAGGAAGACCGGGTCAAGCTGGCGGTCTACGATCTCCTCGGCAATCTCGTCCGCACCCTGATCTCCGCTAAAATGGCCGCGGGCGAACACCAGATCCTCTGGGACGGGCGCGATGAGAACAACCAGATGGCCGCCTCCGGGATATATGTTTACGTTCTCGAGACCAAAGACGCACGCATGATGCGCAAGATGACCCTGCTCAAGTAA
- a CDS encoding LacI family DNA-binding transcriptional regulator → MNVTIREVAREAGVAVSTVSLVLNHKGRVSRETERKVLEAIEKLHYHPQRSARGLVTRHSGNLGFILSSDHFSNAEPFYTKIFLGTEFEARSHDYYVLLTTIEQQFSEKNIPRFLLEKNVDGVILAGTVPQKILDYIKERALPCVLIDYYPTTGNYSSVLIDNADGIRQAVNHLIEKGHRDLVFVGGDFQHPGMRERREAFCQTMAEHGLDASAPRIFADALLSGAQEGFEAAVQALENGIKATAFVAANDALASGILRACRDRKLRIPEDVAITGFDDVETAITARPTLTTLHVPKEEMGALAVRLLVQLIAGTASVGTKIVVPVRLVCREST, encoded by the coding sequence ATGAATGTGACCATTCGCGAAGTCGCGCGTGAAGCGGGCGTGGCGGTTTCCACTGTCTCCCTGGTCCTCAACCATAAGGGACGCGTTAGCCGCGAGACCGAACGCAAGGTACTCGAAGCTATCGAAAAACTCCACTACCACCCGCAACGCTCCGCGCGCGGCCTCGTCACCCGACACAGCGGCAACCTCGGTTTCATCCTCAGCTCCGACCACTTTTCTAACGCAGAACCCTTTTACACCAAGATATTCCTCGGCACCGAATTCGAAGCCCGCTCCCACGATTACTATGTGCTCCTGACCACAATCGAGCAGCAGTTTTCCGAAAAAAATATCCCCCGCTTCCTGCTGGAAAAAAATGTCGACGGCGTCATCCTCGCCGGCACAGTGCCCCAGAAGATCCTCGACTACATCAAGGAACGGGCCCTTCCCTGCGTGCTGATAGACTATTATCCGACGACGGGGAATTACTCTTCCGTGCTGATTGACAACGCCGATGGCATCCGCCAGGCGGTGAACCATCTCATCGAAAAGGGCCACCGCGATCTGGTCTTTGTCGGCGGCGATTTTCAGCATCCCGGCATGCGCGAGCGGCGGGAGGCCTTTTGCCAGACCATGGCTGAGCATGGCCTCGATGCCAGTGCGCCGCGGATCTTCGCCGATGCCCTTCTCAGCGGCGCCCAGGAGGGTTTTGAGGCCGCCGTACAGGCCCTCGAGAACGGGATAAAGGCGACCGCCTTCGTTGCGGCCAATGATGCCCTGGCTAGCGGCATCCTGCGCGCCTGCCGTGACCGCAAGCTGCGCATCCCGGAGGACGTCGCCATCACCGGCTTTGATGATGTCGAGACCGCCATCACCGCCCGGCCGACCCTGACCACTCTGCACGTTCCTAAAGAGGAGATGGGCGCGCTGGCCGTGCGTTTGCTGGTCCAGCTGATCGCGGGGACAGCTTCAGTAGGCACCAAGATCGTTGTTCCGGTCCGGCTGGTCTGCCGGGAATCAACCTGA